The region CGGCGCCGGCCAGCCACGATGTCTGCGCGCGCGGCCCGACCAGCGCGATGCTTAGGCGGCGCTGCTCCGACGGCAGGTTGCTGCCCGCCTGTGGCAGGTAGACCCGGCCGATTTCGAACAGCAGCACCCGCTCGCGGTGGCGCAGCGCGTCGCGCAGGGTGTCGAGGATGCTGGCCATCAGCGTGTGGCGCATGACGCGCCGCTCCGGGCTGATCGGGTTGGCGATGGTGACGTACGATGCCGGGTCGAGGTCGGCCTCGGTCGGGTCGGGGGTGAGCAGCGACTCACGCTCGACGGTCGTCAGCGAGTAGGCGATGATCTCCTGCAGGCCGGCGGCGGCCAGCGTGTCGCGCAGGCGGTCGTCGAGTTCCAGCGCCAGGTTGCGGCGCTGCGGCGGCAGTTCGTCGTGCAGGAGCGTCGGCGGAATCTGGTCGTAGCCGACCACGCGCGCGACCTCCTCGACGATGTCGGCCGGGATCGCCACGTCGAGCCGGTGCTCGGGCACCGTGACGACGAGTTCAGCGCCGTCCGACGCGGTCGCGAAGTCGAGCGAGTGCAGGATGGCACGGATGCGCTCGAGCGGAAGGTCGACGCCGAGCAGGCGCTTGATCTCCGACGGGTTGAAGCGGATGATCGTGGCCGGGGCGCGGCCGGGATAGGCGTCGGCGATCTCCGGCGCGACCGTGCCGCCCGCCAGTTGGCGCATCAACTCGCCGGCGCGCTCGGCGGCCGGGATCGTATGCGCGGGCGGCACACCGCGCCCGAAGCGGGCGGTCGCCTCGCTGGGCAGCTTGAGCGTCGTCGCGGTCTTGCGGTTGTTGATGAAGTTGAAGCTCGCCGCTTCCAGCAGGACGTTGCGCGTCTGGCCGTCGATCTCCGTCTCCGCGCCGCCCATGATGCCCGCCACGGCGATTGAGCCGGTCGTGTCGGTAATCATCAGCATATCGGCGCCCAGCGCGCGGTCCACGTTGTCCAGTGTCAACATGTGCTCGCCGTCGCGTGCGCGGCGCATGGTGATCGTCGGCGATGCGCCGCCCGCGCGGGCAGACAGCTTGTCGTAGTCGAAGGCGTGCAGCGGCTGGCCCCATTCGAGCATGACGTAGTTGGTGATGTCGACGATGTTGCTGATGGCGCGGATGCCGGACAGGCGCAGGCGGCGCTGCAGCCATTCCGGCGACGGCGCGGTCTTGACGTCGCGCGCGAGCGCAACGGAGTAGCGCGGGCAGAGGTCCACGGCGTCGATGCGAATGTTCGCCCAGGAGCTGTCGCCGGCCAGCACCGACAGGGCGCGCGAGCCAAGCCGGCCGCTGGTCGTACCTTTGAACGGAACGCCGGTCAGCGCGGCGACCTCGCGCGCGACGCCGATGATCGACTGGCAGCGCGCGATGTTCGGCAGGATCTCGATGTGCAGGACGACATCGCCCATGTGCTCGGACAGCGGCATGCCGACCGGCGCATCGGAGTCGAGGAGGATGATGCCCTCGTGCTCTTCCGAGAGACCAAGCTCCTTTTCGGAACAGACCATCGCGGTGGACGGGATGCCGCGGATCTTCGACGGCTTGAGCGTCATCAGCTTCTGGCCCTCGGCGTGACCGTCGTACAGCTTCGAGCCTTCCATCGCGAAGACGACCTTGGGGCCATTCGCGAGCCTACCCTGGCCCTTGAGATAGAAGATGTTGGGCGCGCCGGTAACGACGCGGTGCAGCGCGGGCGCGCCGTAGTCCACATCGGCCAGCACGAGGCGGTCGGCATTGGGGTGCGGCATGACCTCGACGATCTGCGCGATCTTGATCTTGTCGGGCTCCCAGGCCAGGCCGATGTTCTCGTTCATACCCCAGGCGTTCGGC is a window of Chloroflexota bacterium DNA encoding:
- a CDS encoding phenylalanine--tRNA ligase subunit beta, encoding MRVPLSWLKEFVDITVSPTELAFRLTVAGAEVSKVDYIGVAPSVPNAWGMNENIGLAWEPDKIKIAQIVEVMPHPNADRLVLADVDYGAPALHRVVTGAPNIFYLKGQGRLANGPKVVFAMEGSKLYDGHAEGQKLMTLKPSKIRGIPSTAMVCSEKELGLSEEHEGIILLDSDAPVGMPLSEHMGDVVLHIEILPNIARCQSIIGVAREVAALTGVPFKGTTSGRLGSRALSVLAGDSSWANIRIDAVDLCPRYSVALARDVKTAPSPEWLQRRLRLSGIRAISNIVDITNYVMLEWGQPLHAFDYDKLSARAGGASPTITMRRARDGEHMLTLDNVDRALGADMLMITDTTGSIAVAGIMGGAETEIDGQTRNVLLEAASFNFINNRKTATTLKLPSEATARFGRGVPPAHTIPAAERAGELMRQLAGGTVAPEIADAYPGRAPATIIRFNPSEIKRLLGVDLPLERIRAILHSLDFATASDGAELVVTVPEHRLDVAIPADIVEEVARVVGYDQIPPTLLHDELPPQRRNLALELDDRLRDTLAAAGLQEIIAYSLTTVERESLLTPDPTEADLDPASYVTIANPISPERRVMRHTLMASILDTLRDALRHRERVLLFEIGRVYLPQAGSNLPSEQRRLSIALVGPRAQTSWLAGAGSPRLDFFDLKGIVDALARELSLPEVQYVPSESPSLHPARSAVLIAGERRIGVFGEVHPRVREHFDFPSDPVCVAELDIEALQELAGPKRFKSLPRFPAMREDIAIVVDEETPAARIQSLIEEAGGSMLRSVALFDLYRGERLGAGKKSLAYALTYQHDERTLTDDEAAKIRARIIKKLQDAAGAELRA